In Candidatus Nitrosotenuis uzonensis, one DNA window encodes the following:
- a CDS encoding succinate dehydrogenase, translated as MKRNENREGIKGMANPGRYGIERLAYWLMRITGLGLLAYFIGHIYETSSILSGKDAWDSMLEMTQTTEGHVLLTLVIGMCVFHTANGIRVMLGHGGIGVGKPARPDYPYIPASQNNMHKLCIYASIGLAALAMMYGASVLFGE; from the coding sequence ATGAAGCGAAACGAAAACAGGGAAGGCATCAAGGGAATGGCAAACCCAGGCCGATACGGAATAGAAAGGCTCGCATACTGGCTGATGAGGATAACGGGGCTAGGTCTGCTGGCATACTTTATCGGCCACATCTACGAGACAAGCTCGATTCTGAGCGGCAAGGATGCATGGGACTCGATGCTAGAGATGACGCAGACAACCGAAGGACACGTACTGCTTACACTTGTAATAGGAATGTGCGTATTTCATACTGCAAACGGGATACGCGTGATGCTGGGCCACGGAGGAATCGGCGTAGGCAAGCCGGCAAGGCCTGACTATCCTTACATTCCGGCATCGCAGAACAACATGCACAAGCTCTGCATTTACGCATCAATCGGGCTTGCCGCACTTGCAATGATGTACGGGGCATCCGTACTGTTTGGTGAATAG
- a CDS encoding succinate dehydrogenase/fumarate reductase flavoprotein subunit, which translates to MVDSLEYDLIIVGSGLAGLRAAIEAAKTGPSLKIGVVSKVQVMRSHSVSAEGGTAAVLFEEEGDTIESHIYDTVKGSDFLADQDVAERLCKEMPREVYQLEHWGMPWSRRKDGRIGQRNFGGYSFPRATYASDKVGFFEMQTLYDTCQKFDNIEFLNEWFVTSIIHDGQQFLGVTAIELSSGTFYTIKAKALIISTGGAGRIYSFSTYALSSTPDGLDMAYRAGLALKDMEFVQFHPTGILPSGILITEGARGEGGYLINKDGERFMKRYAPSKMELAPRDIVSRAIMTEIREGRGFQHETGVDCMKLDLRHVGDAVIREKLGAIREISIKFSGIDPAQEPMDIRPVCHYMMGGIHTNIDGATELKGVWAAGEAACNSVHGANRLGANSTSECIVWGKITGELAAKYAMNAKHSSQFPYHLVTLEEKRIYDGIFRGQGEYNPYEVRQELTDIMNEKAYVFRTESELVEGLKKLQDLRARTWKHVDDKAKEYNTNFTNVMELDSMFRVAEVVLIGAINRKESRGSHARLDYPQRDDANFLHHTLAYYDPKGPIMKKHPVTITRYQPVERKY; encoded by the coding sequence ATGGTCGATTCCTTAGAGTATGATTTGATTATAGTGGGCTCCGGCCTTGCAGGACTGCGCGCAGCAATCGAGGCTGCAAAGACGGGCCCGTCGCTGAAGATCGGGGTAGTATCAAAGGTGCAGGTGATGCGCTCGCATTCAGTGTCTGCCGAGGGCGGAACTGCCGCAGTACTGTTTGAGGAGGAAGGTGACACCATAGAGTCTCACATTTACGATACCGTAAAGGGAAGCGACTTTCTTGCAGACCAGGACGTGGCAGAGCGATTGTGCAAGGAGATGCCGCGCGAGGTCTACCAGCTGGAGCACTGGGGCATGCCCTGGTCAAGAAGAAAGGACGGAAGGATAGGACAGAGAAACTTTGGAGGATACAGCTTTCCGCGTGCAACTTATGCATCAGACAAGGTCGGATTTTTTGAGATGCAGACACTCTATGATACGTGCCAAAAGTTTGACAACATAGAATTTCTAAACGAGTGGTTTGTCACAAGCATAATCCATGATGGGCAGCAGTTCCTTGGCGTGACTGCAATCGAGCTCTCAAGCGGAACGTTTTACACCATAAAGGCAAAGGCACTGATAATATCGACTGGCGGCGCAGGAAGAATCTACAGCTTTTCAACTTATGCGTTATCATCGACCCCGGACGGCCTTGACATGGCGTACCGGGCAGGGCTTGCACTAAAGGACATGGAGTTTGTCCAGTTCCATCCTACAGGAATACTTCCCTCCGGAATACTGATCACAGAGGGGGCAAGGGGGGAGGGTGGATACCTGATAAACAAGGACGGCGAGAGATTCATGAAAAGATACGCCCCAAGCAAGATGGAGCTTGCACCAAGGGATATAGTATCAAGAGCGATAATGACAGAAATACGGGAAGGCCGCGGCTTTCAGCACGAGACAGGCGTTGACTGCATGAAGCTTGACCTGCGACATGTAGGAGATGCGGTAATCAGGGAAAAGCTAGGCGCCATACGAGAGATTAGCATCAAGTTTTCCGGAATAGATCCGGCACAGGAGCCAATGGACATCAGGCCAGTATGCCACTATATGATGGGGGGAATACACACTAACATAGACGGCGCAACGGAGCTAAAGGGCGTGTGGGCCGCAGGCGAGGCAGCATGCAACAGCGTTCATGGGGCAAACAGACTCGGGGCCAACTCGACCTCAGAGTGCATAGTGTGGGGGAAAATAACCGGCGAGCTTGCAGCAAAGTATGCAATGAACGCCAAACACTCATCGCAGTTTCCGTATCATCTTGTGACGCTTGAGGAAAAGAGAATCTACGATGGAATCTTCCGGGGACAGGGAGAGTACAACCCATACGAGGTAAGACAGGAGCTCACAGATATAATGAACGAAAAGGCGTACGTGTTCAGAACCGAAAGCGAGCTTGTTGAGGGATTAAAAAAACTCCAGGACCTGAGAGCAAGGACATGGAAGCACGTAGATGATAAGGCAAAAGAATACAACACAAACTTTACCAACGTGATGGAGCTTGACTCTATGTTCAGGGTGGCAGAGGTCGTACTTATTGGCGCAATCAACAGAAAAGAATCGCGAGGCTCGCATGCAAGACTTGACTATCCGCAGAGGGACGATGCAAACTTTTTACACCACACACTTGCATACTATGATCCAAAAGGTCCAATTATGAAAAAGCACCCAGTAACCATTACAAGGTACCAACCGGTGGAGAGAAAATACTAG
- a CDS encoding PadR family transcriptional regulator — MASDWLQRVASSVPRGFSRYYILELLQAKPHTGKEIIDAAVEQSEGRWRPSPGLIYPLLGRLLDEGLIEESKDGKYQITKKGRATADDIEAVGKIVRNQLDVLMRVKNVGRFVAMDLIERMGMMASVLGQNSSKMTKEELQKYRKFLESELRKLDENEKEIKIE, encoded by the coding sequence ATGGCATCAGACTGGCTGCAGCGCGTCGCAAGCTCCGTGCCAAGGGGCTTCTCAAGGTATTACATCCTGGAGCTGCTGCAGGCAAAGCCGCACACCGGAAAGGAGATCATCGATGCTGCCGTGGAACAAAGTGAAGGCAGGTGGAGACCCTCGCCCGGACTAATCTATCCGCTTCTTGGCAGGCTTTTAGATGAGGGGCTGATTGAAGAGTCAAAGGACGGCAAGTACCAGATAACAAAGAAGGGCCGCGCCACAGCGGACGACATAGAGGCGGTAGGCAAGATAGTGAGGAATCAGCTTGACGTGCTCATGAGGGTCAAAAATGTAGGCAGGTTCGTGGCCATGGACCTGATAGAGAGGATGGGCATGATGGCATCAGTTCTCGGCCAGAACAGCTCAAAGATGACAAAAGAAGAGCTGCAAAAGTACAGAAAGTTTCTCGAGTCGGAGCTGCGCAAGCTTGACGAGAACGAGAAAGAAATCAAGATAGAGTAA
- a CDS encoding isocitrate lyase/PEP mutase family protein, producing MLNIRKLISRPGPLVIPGVYDAIGAKIAQKAGFEAMFQTGYGTSATLFGMPDYGFIGATETVDNARRICRAVSVPVIVDSDTGYGNALSVWKLVSELESAGAAGMFLEDQRWPKRCGHMAGKEVVEKEEYAEKIQAALDARRSKDFVIVARTDARATRSLDEAIERGRYYRKIGADIVFVEAPKTIDEMRQIGKAINAPLVANMIEGGATPLIPSKELYRMGFKIVLYPLSVLYANTFATMRVLKELRKSGTTSKVGKNLVSFDQFNDIVELPKFRNLELRYKSEKIKKYK from the coding sequence TTGTTGAATATCAGAAAGCTCATCAGCAGGCCAGGGCCGCTTGTCATCCCCGGAGTGTACGATGCCATCGGCGCAAAGATAGCTCAGAAGGCAGGATTTGAGGCAATGTTCCAGACAGGGTACGGCACGTCTGCAACTTTGTTTGGGATGCCCGACTATGGATTCATCGGAGCGACGGAAACTGTAGATAACGCAAGAAGAATTTGCAGGGCAGTATCGGTGCCTGTAATAGTGGACTCTGACACAGGATACGGAAACGCGCTGAGTGTCTGGAAGCTTGTAAGCGAGCTTGAAAGTGCCGGGGCTGCAGGGATGTTTCTTGAGGACCAGAGGTGGCCCAAAAGGTGCGGCCACATGGCAGGCAAGGAAGTTGTGGAAAAGGAAGAGTATGCAGAAAAGATCCAGGCTGCGCTAGATGCAAGACGCAGTAAGGACTTTGTCATAGTTGCGCGGACCGATGCTAGGGCAACAAGAAGCCTTGATGAGGCAATAGAGAGGGGCAGATACTACAGGAAGATAGGTGCCGACATTGTATTTGTCGAGGCGCCAAAGACCATAGATGAGATGAGGCAGATAGGCAAGGCCATCAACGCCCCCCTTGTGGCAAACATGATAGAGGGCGGTGCTACGCCCCTGATACCATCAAAGGAGCTTTACAGGATGGGCTTTAAGATAGTGCTGTACCCGCTCTCGGTGCTATATGCCAACACGTTTGCCACTATGCGGGTGCTCAAAGAGCTAAGAAAATCCGGCACAACATCAAAGGTAGGAAAAAATCTTGTAAGCTTTGATCAGTTCAACGATATTGTCGAGCTTCCAAAGTTCAGGAACCTTGAGCTGCGCTACAAAAGTGAGAAAATAAAAAAGTACAAGTAA
- a CDS encoding DNA-binding protein, giving the protein MSSENRDVIFIGKKPLMAYVTSTLIQLANLPAVHIKARGLSIGRAVDVAQIISRKTENAGYSIGEIKIGSEQLESKDGKSRNVSTIEIEVKRNAP; this is encoded by the coding sequence ATGTCCAGCGAAAACAGAGACGTAATTTTCATTGGCAAGAAACCTTTGATGGCGTATGTAACATCCACGCTCATTCAATTGGCGAACTTGCCAGCAGTGCATATCAAAGCCAGAGGACTCAGCATAGGACGTGCAGTAGACGTTGCACAAATCATCTCGCGAAAGACAGAGAATGCTGGATACTCTATAGGCGAAATAAAGATAGGCTCTGAACAGCTCGAATCAAAAGACGGTAAGTCACGAAACGTATCGACAATCGAAATCGAAGTAAAGAGAAACGCACCTTAA
- a CDS encoding HEAT repeat domain-containing protein gives MSSFERICKILREGTKDEKKKMLESLSQTDDPKIIDKIVSRLDDADIEIRGEAFSALLLNSNEISDILVKSLGHQSKNVRGYLALVLANRNSHEAIPSIIALADDQSAMVRSCAVGALGHLKARQAVQTIAKCLADPNIEVRKSAIKSAIDIGSPDLLESVESEDPEIRQMLESVK, from the coding sequence ATGAGCTCATTTGAGCGGATTTGCAAGATATTGAGGGAAGGAACAAAGGATGAAAAGAAAAAGATGCTCGAGTCGCTCTCCCAGACGGACGATCCCAAAATAATAGACAAGATAGTATCAAGGCTTGATGATGCTGACATTGAGATAAGGGGTGAGGCGTTCAGTGCATTATTGCTAAACAGTAACGAGATATCTGATATTCTGGTAAAAAGTCTTGGGCATCAGAGCAAGAACGTCAGGGGGTACCTGGCGCTCGTTCTTGCCAACAGGAACTCGCATGAGGCCATACCGTCTATAATCGCACTTGCAGATGATCAGAGCGCGATGGTAAGATCTTGTGCAGTTGGTGCCCTAGGACACCTGAAGGCGCGCCAGGCAGTGCAGACAATAGCAAAGTGCCTTGCCGATCCGAACATCGAGGTCAGAAAGAGTGCGATTAAATCAGCAATAGACATAGGCAGCCCCGACCTGCTTGAGAGCGTTGAGAGTGAGGATCCGGAGATAAGGCAGATGCTAGAGTCGGTAAAATGA